The Streptomyces cathayae DNA segment TACGACGTCCACCGCGCACAGGTCTTCGGCCGCTGCGAGCCGAGAAAACCGGCATCGACCCGTTCATGGCCTTGGTCGCCCAGGTCATGAGCACCGAGCCGTACGCCGGGGCCAAGCGCGTGTTCTGGATCGTGGACAACGGCTCCTCCCACCGCGGCCGGAAGGCCGCCGACCGGCTGACCGCCGCGTTCCCGAACGCCGTCATGGTCCACACCCCGGTCCACGCCTCCAGGCTGAACCAGGTGGAGATCTACTTCTCCGTCGTACAGCGCAAGGCCGTCTCACCCAACGACTTCACCGACCTCGACGAGGTCACAGACCGGCTCCGAGCGTTCGAAGACCGCTACAACGCCACGGCACAGCTGTTCCAGTGGAAGTTCACCACCTCCGACCTGGACGATCTGCTGGCCAGGCTCGACCGGCACACCGCCGATCACCCAGAAGAATCCTCCGTCGCCCTGGCCGCCTGATCAACCCCCGAAGGACTTACGGAGTCGACCACTTAGCTTCGAAGACCCGACCTACCTCAACGGCACGGGAGCCTCGTGCGTTGCAGACCCCGCCCGTCCACCGGCTGACCCGCTCCGGCCACCGGTGCTGTCCGCGGGGTCGCGAAGCACGCCGCCGCCGGGCAGCGGCGTGCGGCTCGCTCAGGCCGGCGGGACGTCCGGGCCGGCCCCGTCGGTGAGCAGGACCCCGGCTCCCCGGCCCCGGCCGCCGGGCCAGGACGGTCGTCTCCGAGCAGCACGGTCGGCAGGGGGCCCTCGAGAGTGGCGTCGTCCAAGACGGCGCCCATGCGGTCGCCGATCATCCGGACCGCCGCCACCAGTCCGGGCTCGCTGCCCCCGCCTGCTTCCCGTCGTTCCTGTAGGGCATCCCACCAGGGATGTGGCGGGGGCCGCCGAGTGCCCGGGTCATCCGGTTCGAAGGCTTCGGTGCACCAGCCGTCGCGCTAGTCTTCTGAGTCAGGAATCCCGTTCAGATGTGTAGAGTTGCGGGGTGGTGCGTACTGGGCGGCCGAAGGCCGAGTTGATCCTGTCGGATGAGGAACGGGCCGCGCTGGAGGGCTGGGTGCGGCGCCGTTCCACGCCGCAGGCGTGGGCCTTGCGGTGCCGGATCATCCTGGCGTGCGCCACCGGCGCGTCGAACAAGGACGTGGCTGCGCAACTCGGCTCGACGCCGCATGCGGTGGGCCGCTGGCGGAAGCGGTTCGTTGAGCACCGGATCGCCGGCCTGGGCGACATGCCACGCTCCGGCGGGCCCCGGACGGTCACCGACGAGCAGGTGGCCGCCGTGGTGCAGCGGACGCTGGAGAGCACGCCGAAGAACGCCACCCACTGGTCAACCCGGGCGATGGCCCAGGAGATGGGCCTGTCGCAGTCGACGGTGTCGCGGATCTGGCGGGCGTTCGGCCTGCAGCCGCACCGCACCGAGACGTTCAAGCTGTCCACCGACCCGTACTTCGTCGACAAGGTGCACGACGTGGTCGGCCTGTACCTGGATCCGCCGGAGCGGGCGCTGGTGTTCTGCGTGGACGAGAAGTCGCAGATCCAGGCCCTGGACCGCTCCCAGCCGGTGCTGCCGATGATGCCCGGCGTCCCGCAGCGCCTCACCCACGACTATGTGCGGGCGGGCACCACCACCCTGTTCGCCGCGCTGGAGGTGGCCACGGGCAAGGTGATCGGCTCGCTGCACCGCCGGCACCGGGCCGAGGAGTTCAAGAAGTTCCTGGTCAAGCTGGACCGGGAGGTCCCGGCGGATCTGGACGTGCACCTGGTGCTGGACAACTACGCCACCCACAAGACCCCGGCGATCAAGACGTGGCTGCTGGCCCATCCCCGCTTCCACCTGCACTTCACGCCCACCGGGTCGTCCTGGCTGAACCTGGTGGAGCGGTGGTTCGCCGAGCTGACGAACAAGCAGATACGGCGCGGCGTCCACAAATCGGTGCAGGCGCTGGAGAAGGACATCCGCGCCTGGATCGCTGCGTGGAACACCGACCCGAAGCCCTACGTGTGGACGAAGACCGCGGACGAGATCCTCGAACGCCTCGCCGGTTATCTGAACAGAATTCCTGACTCAGAAGACTAGTGCCCGAAGGCGTCCACGCTGACATTACTGTCGACGGTGAATGTCTCCGTGTCGTGGGAGAGCCTCGACAGGAGGCCGGGCATGCCGCCCAGGACTCCCCATTCCTCGTAGCAGAACGACCAGTCGCCCAGCGAACCGACCCGCAGCACCGACTTCGGGGCCCCAGCCCGGTAAGCATCGGCGCCCAGGCGGACTGCCTCCAGCTTCGGCATTATCCGGGCATCTCCGGGGAGTGCGCCGTAGCGGACGAGTACGTCGTCCGGTGGGATGCCACGGGTGAACGTGGTGCACCACGATTCTGCGCGGACCCAGTCGAGGGAAGGCCCTGTCGGCAACTCGCTCATCTTTGCTCACCCTCGCAGGGAACGATGGCCGTCCAGGAGGCGTCGCCCCTGATTGCGTCAAGAACAGAAATGATCACTCATGGCCACGGGCATCCTGCTGCCAGGCCCCTACCCCGGGCCCTCACGCAACGTGACGGCCAGGCAGTCCACTCGGGACGACACACCGCCCAAGTTCGAAGATCCCCGAAAGTTCGAGCCCCACAGTAACGGACAGCCGTCTCGCGCCGTACGGTCACCGATCGCCCAGGGTGTCGTCTCGGCCTTTCGTGAACTGCGCACGGACGGCCCGCTGTCAGTCCCCCTTCGTAGGCTGGTGTGAGACACCTGAGACAGGAGGGCAACGTGGCCCGCAACGGAATCAACAAGCGCGAGCTAGACAAGTGGGCGAGAAACGTCGTCAAGGAGACCAACAAGAGCCTGGAGCGCGCTCAACGACGGAACCCTCCTCGTGTGTCTGCCCAGCTCGATGCCACCGCCGGCGCGGTCCCCGGCGGTGAGACGACCGAGAGCAGCGGCTATCTGGCCCGGCTGCTGCTGTGGCTGGACAGCAGCGCGAAGCAGAACCCGTCGGCGTACATCAACGTCGCCCCCTTTGTTGAGGAACTCCAGCTAGAGGAAGAAGATCCGACCATCCTCGCTCTCCAACTGGAGCAGCACGGCCTGGTGGAGATCCTCCGTGCCATGGGAGATACCGGCACCCACGTCCATCTCACCGACCCAGGCCGCGTCGCCGTGCGTCAGCTGAAAGACCTGCAGAAGGACCGTGCCGCCCGGATCCGGCACACGATGGACGCCCTGCTGCGGTGGCTCTTCGACACCGCCAGCGACCAGACGCCCGTCAATCCGGCCCTGTTCCTCGCGACGCCCGGCTCGTACTTCGCCGGAACCGAGATCAGCGGGACCGAGCTGCACCAGGCGCTCGCATACCTGACAGAGCACAAGCTGATCGAACACATCGACACCGACCCCGCCACGGTCGCCATCACATCCCGGGGCGTCAGCTGCGCCCTGTCCGGAGGAAGCGTGCAGGACCACATCAACCAGCCCCGCCCCGGCACCACATACAACAACTACATGCCGAACGCCAAGGGCGTCATCATGGGCGAGCAGCAGCACTTCACCCAGAACAACACCGACGGCGTCGACCCCACGCTGTTTGCCCAGCTCGCCGGATACATCGGCCAGGTCAGTACCACCCTGGGAATGTCCGACGCGGACCGCGTGGAGCTGGAGCGCGTCGCCCAGGACCTCCACACCGAGGCGACCTCGGGCAACCCTGAGCCGGGCCGCCTGCGTCAGTTCGCCACGCAGCTCAAGGACAAGCTCCTGGAGGCCGGCACCACCATCGCGGCCACGATGGGAGTACAGATGGCTGATCAGGCCCTCGCCGGACTGATGCAGTAGCCGCTTCCAGCACCACCACGGGCCCGGGGGTCAGCCATGACGCCCGGGCCCGGTGAAAGAGGAACAGTGAAGGAAGAGACCGCCGAACAGAACCGCTATTGGCGCGCGATGTGCGCGCTCCCCGCAGCGAGCCGGGAACCTGCTACCGCCGGGCACGCTGTCTTCTGGGACGTCACCGAAAAGATCCTCAAGGAGCACGCACCTGCCGATGGTCCTGAACCCTCTTGTCAGGGGTGCGGCAAGCGCTGGCCGTGCGAGATAGCCGAGTCCGCCATGAAGCAGGTCGGGGTGTGGTCGTGAGCACCCCCATGCCGCCGTCGGAACCACCGCTACTGCCAGTGCTCCCGCTCACCCCCCGGCGTAGCCTGCTCGAGAGCATGAACCGTGACGATGCGCCTGGTTCGGCACCACACGGTACTGGGAGAGGGGAGCCGGGCATGGCGAACGGCGGGCAGATGGAGACGGCTGCACTGGTGGCGATGCTCAGCGAGCGCGCCTTGGTGAAGGTCAAGCTGGCCCTGGTCGCGGACGCACAACAGTGGCGACTGCACCATGGCCAGGTCACCTTGGACGACGACGCCCCACTGAAGGATCGAGCCTGGCGCTACAGCACGGCAACCTTTCTGGAGCTGCGCCTGCCCGGCCCGACGGTCGCCGCGCTGCTGCGGGGCGACGACCAGGACGTCCACGGCCTTCGCGTCGTCTCCCCCGACCCGGTGTCCTCCAGCGCCTCCACCTATCGGCTGCGCGGCCAGGAAGAGTGGGGCCGGGTGACCACGCCATGGCCGCGCACCGAGTGGACCATCAACCGGGACACCAGCGCTCCCCAGCCCGGCCACGGCCTACTGGTCGGGGGCGGCCCTTCCTTTCTGAACTTCGACCAAGCGCTTAACGCCTTCCTTCACCAGCGCCCCCACGACAGCACCGCGGGCCGTGCGGACCTGTGGCGTATCGTCCTGCCGCAGCGTGCGGGCTGGTTTGCGCAGATCACCATCGGGCCCGACCTGCTGACGGCCGTCGTTGACGGTGAGGCCCTGAACGGCGCGGTACTGGAGCTGAGCTGGGCGGCGGGCAACCAGTCCCAGTCCGTCGACGGTGCCGACACCTACCGCTTTCCGCTGCCCCATGGACTCGCCCACGAGAGCCTGTTGATGCTCCGCCGCGAGGACCAGTGGCTGGACTGGCGCAGCTTCCCGGCTCCCACATACGGGCGTGCCCGCGACGCCTCGGTCGTCTGGGAGCAGCCCGGACCTGAGCTGGACATCCTCCTGGCGAACGGAGAGGGACAGTACCTGGAGTGCAAACGGGAGGTCCCGGAGGGCGACTCACGGAAGAAGATGCTCAAAACCATCGCCGCCTTCGCATCG contains these protein-coding regions:
- a CDS encoding AlbA family DNA-binding domain-containing protein codes for the protein MANGGQMETAALVAMLSERALVKVKLALVADAQQWRLHHGQVTLDDDAPLKDRAWRYSTATFLELRLPGPTVAALLRGDDQDVHGLRVVSPDPVSSSASTYRLRGQEEWGRVTTPWPRTEWTINRDTSAPQPGHGLLVGGGPSFLNFDQALNAFLHQRPHDSTAGRADLWRIVLPQRAGWFAQITIGPDLLTAVVDGEALNGAVLELSWAAGNQSQSVDGADTYRFPLPHGLAHESLLMLRREDQWLDWRSFPAPTYGRARDASVVWEQPGPELDILLANGEGQYLECKREVPEGDSRKKMLKTIAAFASQDGGTVLIGVRDDLQVVGLPEGANVDKQVLQVVGMIRDNLEPVPAYETRVIDHDGKTVLAIEVSGGGQMYAYRDGQRAEFYVRVGPNTVPARHHEIAAGFRQAPTVATF
- a CDS encoding IS630 family transposase; amino-acid sequence: MVRTGRPKAELILSDEERAALEGWVRRRSTPQAWALRCRIILACATGASNKDVAAQLGSTPHAVGRWRKRFVEHRIAGLGDMPRSGGPRTVTDEQVAAVVQRTLESTPKNATHWSTRAMAQEMGLSQSTVSRIWRAFGLQPHRTETFKLSTDPYFVDKVHDVVGLYLDPPERALVFCVDEKSQIQALDRSQPVLPMMPGVPQRLTHDYVRAGTTTLFAALEVATGKVIGSLHRRHRAEEFKKFLVKLDREVPADLDVHLVLDNYATHKTPAIKTWLLAHPRFHLHFTPTGSSWLNLVERWFAELTNKQIRRGVHKSVQALEKDIRAWIAAWNTDPKPYVWTKTADEILERLAGYLNRIPDSED
- a CDS encoding transposase, encoding MALVAQVMSTEPYAGAKRVFWIVDNGSSHRGRKAADRLTAAFPNAVMVHTPVHASRLNQVEIYFSVVQRKAVSPNDFTDLDEVTDRLRAFEDRYNATAQLFQWKFTTSDLDDLLARLDRHTADHPEESSVALAA
- a CDS encoding DUF6461 domain-containing protein produces the protein MSELPTGPSLDWVRAESWCTTFTRGIPPDDVLVRYGALPGDARIMPKLEAVRLGADAYRAGAPKSVLRVGSLGDWSFCYEEWGVLGGMPGLLSRLSHDTETFTVDSNVSVDAFGH